In Micromonospora sp. WMMD980, the following are encoded in one genomic region:
- a CDS encoding transposase family protein encodes MLSYPATIPLSSRTLNHLAERIRGHRKQHRSRWRRLTPGRQALLALAHLRNGDTYTRLAAGFEIGVATAWRYVQEAIALLSSAADDLDTAMRRIRLLAYAILDGTLIPIDRVAEQKPYYSGKHKRHGVNVQVIADAAGRLVWASPALPGSAHDLSAARHHGIIDALTSADVMTFADKGYQGAHGSVRTPFKRRRFRPKLSRRQKAVNRAHAKIRARGERAIATLKTWKILVKLRSCPRRATAIVQAILVLHHVEANRYAG; translated from the coding sequence ATGCTGTCCTACCCCGCCACGATTCCGTTGTCCAGCCGCACCCTGAACCACCTCGCCGAACGCATCCGCGGCCACCGCAAGCAGCACCGATCCCGGTGGCGGCGCCTCACACCCGGCCGGCAGGCGCTGCTGGCTCTGGCCCATCTGCGCAACGGCGACACCTACACCCGACTCGCGGCCGGCTTCGAGATCGGCGTCGCCACCGCCTGGCGCTACGTCCAGGAGGCGATAGCCCTGCTCAGCTCGGCAGCCGACGACCTGGACACCGCGATGCGACGCATCCGGCTACTGGCGTACGCGATCCTGGACGGCACGCTGATCCCGATCGACCGAGTCGCCGAGCAGAAGCCCTACTACAGCGGCAAACACAAACGCCACGGCGTGAACGTGCAGGTCATCGCGGACGCCGCCGGCCGGCTCGTGTGGGCATCACCGGCACTGCCCGGTTCGGCACACGACCTGAGCGCCGCCCGCCATCACGGCATCATCGATGCCCTGACCAGCGCGGACGTGATGACCTTCGCCGACAAGGGCTACCAGGGCGCCCACGGTAGTGTCCGCACCCCGTTCAAGCGGCGCCGCTTCCGACCGAAGCTGTCACGCAGGCAGAAGGCCGTGAACCGGGCCCACGCGAAGATCCGCGCCCGCGGAGAACGAGCGATCGCCACACTCAAGACCTGGAAGATCCTGGTCAAGCTGCGATCCTGCCCACGCCGAGCCACCGCGATCGTCCAAGCCATTCTCGTCCTGCACCACGTCGAAGCGAACCGCTACGCAGGATGA
- a CDS encoding ATP-binding protein — MSVWFQEVPTEGSVELPPDPRALDALGRNHSLETALADLVDNSIDAGATDILVRFVQRNARLVGLYVVDNGRGITPESIDDAMTIGGQRRYTGADLGHFGLGLKAASFSQAASLSVLSRAAGSEPVGRRWQLDAGRQTFGCDIVPEAFAAAEIDRDWQLPTGQSGTVVRWDSVNGFPSTDDPEQVDEFLSRTISHLQGHLGLTFHRILVDRGVRIVIDVEDADLGAGVRHPVAPIDPFAYAETLPGWPKQLKAPIEGAKIVLDCHIWSRRSNTPEYRLPGGAETRQGLYFYRRGRLLHAGGWEGIHAPDTRLQLARVRIDIDGDTAGMFVMNPEKSRVSAGPRFAPAVATAQADDGTTITDYLQVAEAAWATANRRRTARRSAAIPPGKGFHPKVTREIRDELPLLHEDPVNIQWKRFTTDAFLEFDRDTRTLWLNRTYRQALLGGRRGGSNDLPVLKAALFLLAGNVFEGSHFGARDKDNIELWQEILTAAAKAEKSTFEARQ; from the coding sequence ATGTCCGTCTGGTTCCAGGAGGTTCCCACCGAGGGATCGGTGGAGCTGCCACCCGATCCACGAGCCTTGGATGCTCTCGGCCGTAACCACTCGTTGGAGACCGCCCTGGCCGACCTGGTGGACAACTCCATCGACGCCGGCGCGACCGACATTCTCGTCCGGTTCGTCCAACGCAACGCCCGCTTGGTCGGCCTCTACGTCGTCGACAACGGTCGTGGCATCACACCCGAGAGCATCGACGACGCGATGACGATCGGCGGGCAACGCCGCTACACGGGAGCGGATCTCGGCCACTTCGGCCTCGGGTTGAAGGCGGCATCGTTCAGTCAGGCGGCCAGTCTCAGCGTGCTCTCGCGTGCCGCCGGGTCGGAACCGGTCGGACGGCGCTGGCAGCTCGACGCCGGTCGCCAGACCTTCGGATGCGACATTGTTCCGGAGGCGTTCGCCGCCGCCGAAATTGACCGCGACTGGCAGCTCCCGACCGGCCAGTCGGGCACCGTCGTGCGGTGGGACAGCGTCAATGGATTCCCCTCGACAGATGACCCGGAGCAGGTCGACGAGTTCCTGAGTCGCACGATCTCGCATCTGCAGGGGCACCTCGGCCTGACCTTCCATCGCATCCTCGTCGACCGTGGCGTGCGAATCGTCATCGACGTGGAGGACGCCGACCTCGGCGCCGGGGTACGTCACCCGGTCGCGCCGATCGACCCCTTCGCCTACGCCGAGACCCTGCCCGGCTGGCCGAAACAGCTCAAGGCGCCGATCGAGGGGGCGAAGATTGTCCTTGACTGTCACATCTGGTCGCGCCGCTCCAACACGCCTGAGTACCGACTCCCCGGCGGGGCGGAGACGCGGCAGGGCCTCTACTTCTACCGCCGGGGTCGGCTCCTGCACGCCGGAGGGTGGGAGGGCATTCACGCGCCTGACACTCGGCTCCAGCTCGCTCGCGTTCGCATCGATATCGACGGTGACACAGCGGGAATGTTCGTGATGAACCCCGAGAAGTCGCGGGTGTCCGCCGGCCCCCGCTTCGCCCCCGCTGTTGCCACTGCCCAGGCCGACGACGGAACCACGATCACCGACTACCTCCAGGTGGCCGAGGCGGCGTGGGCCACCGCCAACCGCCGCAGGACCGCACGACGCAGTGCCGCGATACCACCCGGCAAGGGTTTCCATCCGAAGGTCACCCGCGAGATCCGCGACGAGTTACCCCTGCTGCACGAGGACCCCGTAAACATCCAGTGGAAGCGGTTCACCACGGACGCGTTCCTCGAGTTTGACCGCGACACCAGGACTCTGTGGCTCAACCGGACATACCGGCAGGCTCTACTCGGTGGACGTCGCGGCGGAAGCAACGATCTACCGGTGCTGAAGGCCGCGCTGTTCCTTCTCGCCGGCAACGTCTTCGAGGGTTCACACTTCGGTGCGCGCGACAAGGACAACATCGAGCTCTGGCAGGAGATCCTGACCGCGGCGGCCAAGGCAGAGAAGTCGACCTTCGAGGCCCGCCAGTGA